The genome window atatgtcaaggtttggctcgtacgaagttaatgataagttcaacacataagaataacccaagtttaaagtatcaagccatcatgtatacaagcatgttgtgggaacgttcatgtgtttaacaaagtgttcatgtgtaagttttcaataggtaaacatgttacaccccaaaagtggtaaaagtaaaaaggggaaaaatacgagtatactcacaaagtttgcatatgttttccgattatccaattgttgacgagtagagatttagagtccgaatgtataagggttaaggttcaagtatgtttagagtcgagattcggtgtttaaaacaacataaaaataagatatgagaataacatggaaaataatcatttagtacatatgatgcttgttcttgacactaggaaactcgaaggagtttagatgttttcatggaacaaggttccattagaatcgtgacaagttatcatagtctaggatgatgtaatctagtactccgacatatgaacactagttcatcatcaaagattcgattattcgaataatatatttaggttatataatatatgtccaatagttcaagcatgaggtagaagattaaaatcttcattttggtacctctaaatgtcatagaagtcatgtaggaggtaggaagatcaagtcttccatttaggcacctctatgtgttcaccactacacttgatgtaaaaaaaacaaccaaggagggtcatgaacatacaataaagaataagaaatatacacactaactaagagaaatcatcaaatcatgtgaggattgtatgtttggacaacccaagttgttccataatcactcatgtatcaaagacaaagtttgacatgacttgtgggttaaaaaccctaaacaaaacaccaagtttatgaggtttaatcctctgattttaaatgtctcaaccttgtttttaagcttaaccaaccatgggataagttgtaagcattaggacataggtatgagatgtgttagacacaagttgcataggtttaaacaagtttttgataaacataaaaacaaacagaaagtttatggactatttcggggcatttccaggtctgatttctccaaggagaagtctaggaatcgaaccccatgattatacaagcaagtaggaaaaagaatcgagtgaatcggataagaattgagtgagttatgctcattttcgtgaaggggtgtcaatctactcgaacccttgctttcagctacggtttggtggatgttttgtgagtttttagggttgcaaaagtggtagggaggctggtcataagtggtatttatagggggaaggattagggtttcaatgggttgggctttggaagtgtttagaaggggttacaccttgaaactagcccacaaaacccaactatatggggctgaattttgctgaattgggctgccatatttctttattttttttatttttttaaaacattataatgagtaattttgttaattaagttgtgtaataatatgcaacaatgtttcccctaacttgtaacaaggtgaaatatgaaataaaacatgatttaactaggtaaaaagtgtaatgtacaagttttatttacgaagcaagttccgtattttacaacgattacgatgaaagaatggttataagaacacaagatttccaaagatataatttcacgtaaggtttctaaatgtaggatgtttgaaaacgcagggcgttacaataatcctgtttcgacaactcagatttaattattacaaaaccaaataaatattgttcaaatgttTCTAAGACCCTCtctggacaagatctacagatagcTGAGCCCTAGACTCCTGCTCAGagaactatttgttgggggcctctagaaacttattctagcctcgctttcctagcaagcaaacaccTTAAACAcgtgtcacatacattaaaataaagtcaatacataaaatgtaaaggtgagtacacaagtttgatatagcatatagagttcgaatagtttacgcataaccagcacgtacacagaggaaaacaaagcatgttaattatcgacatgggaccatcggtaccaacgactgcgggttgactgtccgagatagttcgcaatacatgattaccacagtaatccatgcaagtatttgtccttaacaacccccgtgtgaacgggtgctgagtccaaactatcgtactatgttgctaaggcaggtagacaacattccatgtgtaaacataataaacaagcattcattcAGTCACGTAGTACAtacaatcggttagcgttcaaatagtttgtgtttgattgtgatttgataagtaacgtatgtaacacccaaaagtgctaaagcaaaaagggatcgagtatactcacagtgattgattatggattgaagggagcgctgagagtaggttagcctgaatagttcgatagtataacgatgagtaacgcggaaatgcaaacaagtgtagtTGGATCAAAcggtctggtcgatcgaacggtaggttcgatcgaacagccccaTCCGTTCGGTTGGTCTAACCGTTCGGATAGTCTGCTCGATCGGCCGGATGGCTCGATCGGCTTGGacagttcaagtggattgtttcttcctttaggaaggatgtgtttgtgtatgatggtttgaacttttgaagttttagttgcagcatttgaaaacattgaagtatccttacctttcaggtcgatcgatcgatcgaacgggtagttcgatcggtcggcccaaccgatcggttagtcaACTTCAGTTGCAAGTCCTCAAGGATTGGTCACTCGATCGGGCGGTGTATCCGATCGACAGCATTCTAAGGCTTGGCTAGTTTGAAAacggttaagtgttgaagcatagtatctcatgatccgaagagtaacgTTTATCAATCGAGtggcatattcgatcgaacatcacgtcgtcaataccatacttcatgaatcTGAAAAGATGTGGGACCatgtgtcagccgatcggctggcccggtcgatcggccgGTAGGTCCGATTGGCTGgactgttcgttcgaacagcctagccgttcggccagcatttctgacctggtcggcctttcgtctaacacttggctgttttggtttgttttgatatgattttgaggtattttgacacgagttgaaccatagaacatgggttcttacttgtttcactggttcgggcaggaatcacccaagtccggccagtgaactgttcggaacggtagcttaacgtttaacccgaaatcggtgaacctcgtagttagaatccgaaccttgaaccacgtgattgttagaatgattagtgagctggttcaagctccgtttctaccggttctAATATGTTGAGTGTAAAatagttgaaagaaagtcggaaaatccgtctttcaatctttcacaccgtgaaatgttaagatctctgatagattttagtttgttaatgtggaaatcggttagatctaagctattcatggttgaatgagacccaaacatgatgttcttgaagaacaccatgatgacatcatccaagaacacctagatcttggtgatttcacggttagaaatcaagatttgaaagatagaaaggtgtagaattgtGTAATGATCagaaacgtacaagatttagagtgaaaacttaccggagttgagagaaatctaagAAAAGGTGAAGatgaaggctggttcggtcagagttttccaaaagtggaaatgaagacaatgacaaccctatttataggcttccaaaagaggaaagggttaaccgatcggccaggacttctggtcgaatgggctgctcgatcgaacagcacgttcgatcggctggcctgttcgatcaggatgtcctgttcgatcagcaagTGTTTCGcttttttgatatttcgatttcgatgaatGATGATTCGAGTATGATAgagtttcctaatcaaattactttcagttccaactactatatctaacataagcATCCTATTTTCACCTTTcggtttcgatttcgattgagttcgattgcttttcgagtttcgattcgatttgatTGATCACCCCACACAATatcaacataaagtaaacacgcacaagtaggggggggggggtagttgcACGGACCTCCCATCCGCCGGAGTATTGCAACTCCGCAAGCTAGCTTAGCCCCATAGCTGCCTGGCGGTGATTACCCACGGTGAAGAGCCCCAACACCCCATTAGGGCATTGCCGGGAATCGAACCGGTGACCTCAAGAAGAGGCTGGGTGAggctggccaactgggctaccccagaagGTTCGCACAAGTAAcgcataaggcacacacacacgtataacaacacaAAAGTTCGTATAATTCGAGTTTCGACTtcgatgattcgattagcttgattattgattgattaactttatcgcattgatacttcctactattcaaagTCGATTATCACTTCACATTCGATTAACATTCGATTCATTttgattagacaacacttacttcacataatacaaaaattaaaatagactaattacaaaTAAAGTCaacctttgactttgactttgacattcgaaaacacagggtgttacaaTGAAGATGATGATAGTGATGAAGATGCAGTGGGTTTGTTAATAAGGAAGGATATTTTGGTCATTAACATgtacttaactgagaaatttaactgatgttagggttGGGGACCAACAgagtgcatttttgacaagttttgggaccacgcgtgtaatttgtaaaccactaggaccaagtctgcaatttttgaaaaccacagagaccaaccaagcatttaactccatataaaaggtttaaaggttattttatttcattttttattaAGTTTACCGTTAAAAAAGGTCAAAAAATAAAGCCCAATGTTCAACTTTCTCAATCTTCAACGCGTGATATTCTCCACGCGTTATAATTTCCACGAGTGATAGATTATGGTGGCGGGGGTGTGCAAGTGTTTTCCACGAGTGATGGATGGTCCATCACGGACCACCCCGTCTCCCCTTATACCTAAGAAAATGAATTATTCTATATAGAAAGGAAAGTAAAGTATGGTATGGAAATAGTAGAAATTACTCAAATTGTTTTTCGAAAATCAGTGTTTTACTTCCTTCTAAATAAATCTTCTGAACCAAAAAAACTTTTATGAGGCCCAAAATGATTCAAATTGGGTAACTGCCAGGAATGAAGAGATGGATGCCGTAAATAGAAATAACACATAGACATTAGAAGCCAACATGATGTAGGTGGGTttacaaaactaaatataaatcAACATGAGAAATTGAGTTATAAAAAGCTAGATTTGTTGCTAAAGGATATAGTCAAAACGAAGGGGTCGACTTTGATGAAACATTTTCTCCGCTTGTAAAAATGGTCAACGTCTTATGTTCCATCAGCTTAGATGCTGAAAAAGATTAGCCTCTTTTCCAACTTGATATTACCGGCGCGTTCCTATATCCTAACTTATACGAAGAAGTTTATATTTGCTTACCCTAAGTATTCTTTTCACAAAATGAAACAAAAATCTGTAAACTAAATAATTTCTTGTATGGCTATGTGAAATGAGATGCTGATAAGTGTTTTAGTTGAATGTGGCATCATTTAAAGCAAGTGTGATTATTCTCTATTTTATACAAATAAAAACTCATCTCTTGTAATCTTGTTAGTTTATGTGGATGCTATTGTTATGCCTTGAAGTGACCAAAATGAAATAAACAAGGTTAAACAACTGTTAAAATCTAAGatcttattaaaaaaattataggattgttcaattttttttttttttttttttttttttgtggaatTTGCCAGGGTAATAGCTAATAGGGTCTGAACATGGTATTTGTTTGTCACAAAGAAAATACTGTGTTGAACTCCTTGCTGAATTTGATCATGGTGGGTGTAAGCATGTCAACACGCCCACTAAACAAACCATGTtgtcatttttttttttggtaaaaagGACAAGTCAGTTATTACCAACATTATGATTTTTTAGAAACTTGTAGGTAAACTAATTTACCTGTGTCACACTCTTCCTGATATTTCGTACACAGTGCAGTTTATGAGTCAATATATGCACCAACTGACTAATTCTCATTTACAGCTTGCCATTCATTTACTTCAATCTTTGAAGGAAACCCAAGCAAAGGGGCTCTTTTTAGCAAAGGCTCGGGGCCTTAACATTCAAGCCTATGTTGACTCTGACTAGAGTAAATGTCTTGATTCTACACGGTCTGTCACAAGTTATTGCATTTTTTAGAGCAGTCAAATTCTCTTTGAAAAGCGAAAAATCAAGGAACCATTTCAAGGTCCTCTGTTGAGGCTAAGTACATATCCATGTGCGCCACCATATGCGAAATTTTATGGCTAATAAATGTTTTCTAAGGGATTACATGTCCTTGTCAGTCTTCATGTTGACTTATTTTGTGACAACAATGTTGCCATCCCCATCACTACAAAAGGTTTGTTTGCCAATCATCATGATTTTTTAGTTCATGAGTTATCTATGAATGACATGTTTGTATTATCAAGTTGAGAGGAAATGTTAAAATTACCTAATCAATTTTATAATCCAAATATTATCTTTTTATCTTTTCTaatatttatatgtttatgtTGCATGTGGGCTTTTCCTTTTTTGGGCTTGGGCTGATATATCTCTTGGTTTGAAAATAAAACCTTGGATTACCATTTGTGACACTTGTTGGTCGCACTAACCTGATTTTGTATTAGTGAAAAGAGAATGacaaaaataattataaaacatACATAAATAGAGGATAAAGTGATACTACAAGAAGTGAGACATAGATATATTGTGAATACATACAACATTTATTTTCCTTTCACAAAACAttaaaatgacagaaattaatcaTCCAACAAGAAAGGTTTATGAGCCACCAAGAGAAGTATTATGAACTACACATTAACCTTGCCCATTAAACATTTGCATAACTTTCTTCCAAGCTGGTCTGTTTGAAATATCATCCCACCACAGGTTCACTTTCTTCCTGTCTCTCACCAAGTGGCCAAGCTCACATTCATTCATCAAGTACCTAATCCCAGGAAGGTGGCTCAAGTCAGCAAGGGTGAACCAGTTTCCGGCTAGGTAGTTGTTCTTCGATAGCCGTTGTTCGTAAATATCAAACACTTGTTCAAGCTTTTTCTCACAGTTATGAACCAGATCAAAGTCAGTTCTCCCACCCATCTTTGGGATGACTAGTTTTTGAAGAACAATGGTGTAAACCATGTCATTGAAGTGGTGTGCTTCCACTTCTAGCCATTGGTCAACTAAGGCTTTCTCTTCTAATGTGGTTCCATAAAGGTTTCGATTTTTGTCACCATATTTTGTTGCATAATACCTTATGATCGCCCTTGATTCTACACATTTTGTTTAGAAAAGAAGGTTATTAGAAGTATGAGTTACATTTGTTTGTAAAGATAACCACATGACTTTTTCTTAATGGGTTATTTTTAAACCTCTTTGTACATTATTTATTCTTTGGGAAACATAGGTATCCACTCTCTTAATGGGAtgtaatgcaaaaaaaaaaaaaaaaaaaaaaaaaaaaaacccggttATCTCAAATAGGAAAATAATTTAGTTTTTCTATAACAatatgtaagtttttttttttttttctaaatctaAACAGGGGTTTTTTCACTTGTGGGCTTAGGAAGCAGTGATTTCACGGTGGGTCAGACTGCTTTAAAGGTTGCTTCGGGCAAAGTGACCAAACACGAGCAAGCGTGCCTTTGACAACCaacacgtgtttatcccatttgcctttgatacttttggttttctaacgccagaggctgtggacctacttagtcgagttcaaagagTCATGTATAGTAATGTTATGACTCAGAGATCTATTGACATAGTTTTTAAAAGAcctagttttgctattcaaaaagggataGCGGCGTAACTTGTTTTTCGTTTACCATCTATCTCGATATAAATCTACGTAATGATTAAAAGGTCTTATGATTacctaaaaaatataaaactatAATGTGTTGTTTTgcaacaaaaaaaaatctaaatatgtagttttttttttttttttttttttttttttttttttttatagtttttgcTTACATTTTCTTTACAGAAAGTCTAGAAATTGCTGTAAAAAATAATTAATTACATGTCATTACCAAAAAGCCGAAATTCACCATCCTCAACAACTGGCACTTGTCCAAAAGGCTACAAGGAAAATCTATATTAGTTTGCATCTTAGATAGATATTAGATATACAATAACCACATGATCATTTTGTGGTACTCTTGAACAATGAAATTTACCTGTTTTTGTAGAAAATCGGGTTGTTTATGCTCGTTGGAGTCTAAGTCAACGGTGATAAGCTCAAAGTCAACCCCGAACTCGAAAAGACAAGCCAATACTCTTTGTGGACAAGCCGCTTGTATCGGACCATATACCTTGACTACCATGTTCCTAGAAGTTTTTGGGTTCTTGTGTTATGCACCATGACGAAAGTGGTTCGTAATGACGTGCTTAAAATATAAAGATTTGGGGTGGTTGTGAACCAACAAAAGGTTAATAGGGTTAGATGGAGAATGGTGGTTGTGAACCAACGAATTTGTATACTTATTCATGAAAAGCTCTAAAGTTTGAATAAATTTCATTTACAATCCCTATAGTTTGTGACATATAGTTGAAGACTTGAAGCCCACATAATAACTTTTTATCTTGAACAAAATATGGTTGTCTCGACTTTTAAAAATTGC of Helianthus annuus cultivar XRQ/B chromosome 1, HanXRQr2.0-SUNRISE, whole genome shotgun sequence contains these proteins:
- the LOC110871932 gene encoding glutathione S-transferase F11, whose amino-acid sequence is MVVKVYGPIQAACPQRVLACLFEFGVDFELITVDLDSNEHKQPDFLQKQPFGQVPVVEDGEFRLFESRAIIRYYATKYGDKNRNLYGTTLEEKALVDQWLEVEAHHFNDMVYTIVLQKLVIPKMGGRTDFDLVHNCEKKLEQVFDIYEQRLSKNNYLAGNWFTLADLSHLPGIRYLMNECELGHLVRDRKKVNLWWDDISNRPAWKKVMQMFNGQG